One part of the Thermodesulfovibrio sp. 3462-1 genome encodes these proteins:
- the nrfH gene encoding cytochrome c nitrite reductase small subunit has product MNSKVSKYGVYAIGIVFLLFMVVLLSPKILAKTNTAEYCASCHVMQEQYLSLMKGGLHNSLKCVDCHLPNDSKVSFYFWKAVDGSRDIIAFHTGAVPEPIKASAHAKKTIQQNCLRCHGEMVSRITVSDRVCWDCHKRISHKQAGLRETI; this is encoded by the coding sequence ATGAACAGTAAAGTTTCAAAATATGGAGTTTACGCAATTGGCATAGTTTTTCTTTTATTTATGGTAGTTCTTCTATCTCCTAAAATCCTTGCAAAAACCAACACTGCAGAGTACTGTGCCAGTTGTCATGTAATGCAAGAGCAGTATTTAAGTTTAATGAAAGGGGGACTGCATAATTCTCTTAAATGTGTGGATTGCCATCTTCCAAATGATTCAAAAGTAAGCTTTTATTTCTGGAAAGCAGTTGATGGGAGCAGGGATATTATAGCCTTTCATACTGGAGCAGTTCCTGAGCCAATCAAGGCTTCAGCTCATGCAAAAAAGACAATTCAACAAAACTGTTTGAGATGTCATGGAGAGATGGTTTCAAGAATTACTGTATCAGATAGAGTCTGCTGGGATTGTCATAAAAGAATATCTCATAAACAGGCAGGATTAAGAGAAACAATCTAA
- a CDS encoding cytochrome ubiquinol oxidase subunit I has protein sequence MDTVLLSRLQFAITAGFHFIFVPLTLGLSVLTAYMESRYVATGDKDYLRMAKFWGRLFLINFALGVVTGITLEFQFGMNWAEYSRYVGDIFGSPLAIEATLAFFLESTFIGVWIFGWNRISPKLHALSIWLVAAATNLSALWILIANGWMQHPVGYVLRNSRAEMVDFWAVVTNPYGILKFFHTVMSGWVVAGFFVLGISAYHLLRKNETEFFKKSLKIGATFALISSILVAFVGHFHAHEVTRTQPTKIAAMESLWETTQDAPMYLLLVPDPKNERNSIEAIKIPSMLSILAGQKEIKGLKEFPPSERPPVTLTFVSFRVMVGLGFLFILLSLWALITFKTIENKTALLRILLWSIPLPYIAAQLGWIVAEVGRQPWIVYGLLKTANAVSKSVEPAQVVASLIGFTLFYGALGIIDIYLLAKYARKGPEPKEV, from the coding sequence ATGGATACAGTTTTATTAAGTAGGCTTCAGTTTGCCATAACTGCAGGTTTTCATTTTATTTTTGTTCCTCTTACATTAGGACTTTCGGTTCTTACAGCTTACATGGAAAGCAGATATGTGGCAACAGGAGACAAGGATTATCTGAGAATGGCTAAGTTCTGGGGAAGGCTTTTTTTAATTAATTTTGCCTTAGGAGTTGTTACAGGAATTACTCTTGAGTTTCAGTTTGGAATGAACTGGGCAGAATACTCCCGTTATGTTGGTGATATTTTTGGTTCACCTCTTGCAATTGAGGCAACTCTGGCATTCTTCCTTGAATCAACATTTATTGGCGTGTGGATTTTTGGATGGAACAGAATCTCTCCAAAGCTTCATGCTCTTTCAATATGGCTTGTGGCAGCGGCAACAAACTTGTCTGCTCTGTGGATTTTGATTGCCAATGGCTGGATGCAACATCCTGTAGGATATGTTTTAAGAAATTCAAGAGCAGAGATGGTTGATTTCTGGGCAGTTGTAACTAATCCCTATGGAATATTGAAATTCTTTCATACTGTAATGTCAGGCTGGGTCGTAGCAGGATTTTTTGTTCTTGGAATATCAGCATATCATCTTTTGAGGAAAAATGAAACAGAGTTCTTCAAAAAATCTCTTAAAATAGGAGCCACCTTTGCTCTTATAAGTTCAATTTTAGTTGCTTTTGTTGGACATTTTCATGCCCATGAGGTTACTCGCACTCAACCTACGAAGATTGCTGCAATGGAATCTTTATGGGAAACAACTCAAGATGCACCAATGTATTTATTGCTTGTTCCAGATCCTAAAAATGAGAGGAATTCTATTGAGGCGATCAAAATTCCATCCATGTTAAGCATTCTGGCAGGTCAGAAGGAAATAAAAGGTTTAAAAGAGTTTCCTCCTTCTGAAAGACCTCCTGTAACTCTTACATTTGTAAGCTTCAGAGTTATGGTGGGGTTAGGTTTTCTTTTTATTCTACTGTCTCTATGGGCATTGATTACATTTAAAACCATTGAAAACAAGACAGCTCTTTTAAGAATTCTTCTGTGGTCAATTCCTCTTCCTTACATTGCAGCACAGCTTGGATGGATTGTTGCAGAAGTGGGACGGCAACCCTGGATTGTTTATGGATTGCTTAAAACCGCTAATGCTGTATCAAAGTCAGTTGAGCCTGCTCAGGTAGTGGCTTCTTTAATAGGATTTACATTATTTTATGGTGCTCTTGGAATAATTGATATTTACCTTCTTGCAAAATATGCAAGAAAAGGTCCTGAACCGAAGGAGGTGTAA
- a CDS encoding DNA/RNA nuclease SfsA: MTNRDFQVFSKEVRVSKSNEEKIYLEVKPYSLFGERMSPHAKTERGQRHIDYEFSKTFIEVKSLVYLKESAFPISSFYPPPVKYIYKGMVFKPEMIFFKTK; the protein is encoded by the coding sequence TTGACAAACAGGGATTTTCAAGTATTCTCTAAGGAAGTAAGGGTCTCTAAAAGCAATGAAGAAAAAATTTATCTGGAGGTTAAGCCCTACAGTCTTTTTGGAGAAAGAATGTCTCCCCATGCTAAAACTGAAAGAGGACAAAGACATATTGACTATGAATTTTCAAAGACTTTTATAGAAGTAAAAAGCTTGGTGTACCTAAAGGAGTCTGCTTTTCCAATCTCCTCATTTTATCCTCCTCCAGTAAAATATATTTACAAAGGCATGGTCTTTAAGCCAGAAATGATCTTTTTCAAAACAAAGTGA
- a CDS encoding Rrf2 family transcriptional regulator, which translates to MFFFIRHGHIRLLCTKLQKKNLRRKAIKGLQITRETDYAIRTVLYLSAQNNYTAKAEDISKQMQIPKSFLMKILKQLDRAGLVILKRGVTGGVTLSKNPEKITLYDVIVAIEKTVALNRCVINKRICGLVSHCPVHPVWFKIKDRLIQELKEINFAKVLAQETVS; encoded by the coding sequence TTGTTCTTTTTTATCAGGCATGGACATATAAGACTTTTATGTACAAAATTACAGAAGAAGAACTTAAGGAGGAAGGCTATTAAGGGATTACAGATCACAAGAGAAACAGACTATGCAATAAGAACTGTGCTTTATCTTTCAGCACAAAACAACTATACTGCAAAAGCTGAAGATATTTCAAAACAGATGCAAATACCAAAGAGTTTTCTGATGAAAATACTAAAACAGCTTGACAGGGCAGGATTAGTCATACTTAAAAGAGGAGTTACAGGAGGAGTAACATTAAGTAAAAATCCAGAAAAAATAACTCTTTATGATGTGATTGTTGCAATAGAAAAAACAGTGGCACTTAATAGATGTGTTATTAATAAAAGAATTTGCGGGCTTGTCTCTCACTGCCCTGTTCACCCTGTATGGTTTAAAATAAAAGATAGGTTAATTCAGGAATTGAAAGAAATTAATTTTGCAAAAGTACTGGCACAGGAGACTGTTTCTTAG
- a CDS encoding ammonia-forming cytochrome c nitrite reductase subunit c552, whose translation MKRYSLFLIVSLLFIIFLFGCQPEKPKEFRATAIPENEVDPEVWGKVYPIHYEMYKQSQEPTPAGKSKYKRGWDTDKVIYDKLSEYPFMALLYNGWGFGIEYNEPRAHFYRLIDQSEIDPSRLKPGGVCLTCKTSYAPELEAKYGLAYYNRPYKEVLNWIPEKHRKLGDSCIDCHNPKDASLQIRRGFTLVKALQTMGVDVSNISHQQMRSIICAQCHVTYVVPRDKDMKPTGVFFPWQGSKLGGITIENIIKVLKSDPSYGEWKQAVTGFKLAYIRHPEFEFFSNNSTHWNAGVSCADCHMPYKKMGGFKVSEHRIMSPLKSDMKACLQCHGETPEWLKQRVLTIQDRTMSLLLRAGYQTAVTAKLFEIANKAQEGGKQLDQTLYNKAKDLYLEALYRVVFIGAENSIGFHNPTEAMRILGDAISYASKSEAVLRTMLAKAQVQVPVNIDLELKKYLNNRGEKKLNFKPEQEFKDPYGTQQNIEALLK comes from the coding sequence ATGAAACGATATAGTTTATTTTTAATCGTAAGTTTACTTTTTATTATATTTCTCTTTGGATGTCAACCAGAAAAACCAAAGGAATTCAGAGCAACAGCTATTCCTGAAAATGAAGTAGACCCTGAGGTATGGGGAAAAGTTTATCCAATCCATTATGAGATGTATAAACAATCACAGGAGCCAACACCTGCTGGTAAAAGTAAATACAAAAGAGGATGGGATACAGACAAAGTGATATACGACAAACTTTCTGAATATCCTTTTATGGCTTTACTTTACAATGGATGGGGATTTGGTATTGAATACAATGAGCCGAGAGCTCACTTTTACAGATTAATTGACCAGTCTGAAATTGATCCTTCCAGATTAAAACCTGGCGGTGTTTGTCTTACCTGTAAAACTTCCTATGCACCAGAGCTTGAAGCAAAATATGGACTTGCTTACTATAATAGACCTTATAAAGAAGTTTTGAATTGGATACCAGAGAAACATAGGAAACTTGGTGACTCCTGCATTGACTGCCACAATCCAAAAGATGCTTCTCTTCAGATAAGAAGAGGATTTACTCTTGTCAAGGCATTGCAGACAATGGGAGTTGATGTTTCAAACATATCCCATCAGCAGATGCGCAGCATAATTTGTGCCCAGTGTCATGTAACCTATGTTGTTCCAAGAGATAAAGATATGAAACCAACAGGTGTTTTCTTCCCTTGGCAGGGTAGCAAACTGGGAGGTATTACTATTGAAAATATAATTAAAGTTTTAAAAAGTGATCCTTCATATGGCGAATGGAAGCAGGCTGTTACAGGATTTAAACTGGCTTATATAAGGCATCCTGAGTTTGAATTCTTTTCAAATAATTCAACCCACTGGAATGCTGGAGTATCCTGTGCAGACTGCCATATGCCTTATAAAAAGATGGGAGGATTCAAAGTCTCTGAACACAGAATAATGAGTCCTCTTAAGTCTGATATGAAAGCGTGTCTGCAATGTCACGGTGAAACTCCTGAATGGCTAAAACAGAGAGTGTTAACAATACAGGACAGAACAATGAGTCTGCTACTAAGAGCAGGATATCAAACAGCTGTTACTGCGAAATTATTTGAGATAGCCAACAAAGCACAAGAAGGTGGAAAGCAGCTTGACCAAACTCTTTACAATAAAGCAAAGGATCTATATCTTGAAGCTCTTTACAGAGTAGTTTTCATAGGAGCTGAAAATTCTATTGGATTCCATAATCCAACAGAAGCAATGAGAATACTTGGTGATGCTATCTCTTATGCATCAAAATCTGAGGCAGTTTTAAGAACAATGCTTGCAAAGGCACAGGTTCAGGTTCCTGTTAATATTGATCTTGAACTTAAAAAGTATCTGAATAATCGTGGTGAAAAGAAGCTCAATTTCAAGCCAGAACAAGAGTTTAAAGATCCCTATGGAACCCAGCAGAATATAGAGGCTCTGCTCAAATAA
- a CDS encoding class I SAM-dependent methyltransferase, producing MIATEIKKISYWNEYVRWYKLWREHNSYHEPIKNFIFKFIQPKIKILDIGAGDGVLAFPLIKIGNYVTALEPSQTMQEYLYENSFNHGVKLKIEPRRFEDLESSELREFDLALACNSLHLTDYGIEGSIVKLFSSQINSVFLVTEKTFSIDKISSNYPEYSLIFNHSYICESSFAYHSLDEAFEHWQFKYKRELFSWEKENLMKSLCFEKDHFWLKDHAFVNIFYWRRIK from the coding sequence ATGATAGCAACTGAAATAAAGAAAATCTCATACTGGAATGAGTATGTAAGATGGTATAAGCTTTGGCGTGAGCACAACAGTTATCATGAGCCAATAAAAAACTTTATCTTCAAATTTATTCAGCCAAAAATAAAAATCCTTGATATTGGTGCAGGAGATGGAGTGTTAGCTTTTCCTTTAATAAAAATAGGCAATTATGTAACTGCCCTTGAACCTTCTCAAACTATGCAAGAGTATCTTTACGAAAACTCATTCAACCATGGAGTTAAACTAAAAATTGAACCGCGAAGGTTTGAAGATTTAGAAAGTAGTGAACTCAGAGAATTTGATCTTGCTTTAGCCTGTAACAGTCTTCATCTTACTGATTATGGAATTGAAGGCTCAATCGTCAAACTTTTTAGTTCTCAAATAAACAGTGTTTTCCTTGTTACTGAAAAAACTTTCAGTATTGATAAGATTAGCTCAAATTATCCTGAGTATTCATTGATTTTCAATCATTCCTATATCTGTGAAAGTTCCTTTGCCTATCACAGTCTTGATGAAGCTTTTGAACACTGGCAGTTCAAATACAAAAGAGAGCTTTTCAGCTGGGAAAAAGAAAACTTAATGAAATCACTTTGTTTTGAAAAAGATCATTTCTGGCTTAAAGACCATGCCTTTGTAAATATATTTTACTGGAGGAGGATAAAATGA
- a CDS encoding tyrosine-type recombinase/integrase — MGLYKRKDSSMWWMSFTYNRKQYHRSTGTSSYKLAEKIYAKVITQITEGKWFDLDESKQHTFDDLMEKFLKEHAPRKKASTHTRYISAIRHLKKALGGMLLADITPKVISNYMQQRLDQGVAPATVNREFRTLSIAFNLAWRQWEWVRENPCAKVQALPENNTRTRYLSSEEEERLLSASQGYLNGQLPDIITLALHTGMRQSEILSLMWRHIDLFRKTITVEKTKNNEPRTIPMNNTVYFLLLRKARSKVVTMTEYVFHTESGKSILRRNLMREFYKALAKAGIQGFTFHDLRHTFATRLVQCGVDLYSVAKLLGHKDISSTQRYAHHSTESLRQFITLLDTRKNTSENTSEGLKQS; from the coding sequence ATGGGACTTTACAAGAGAAAAGATTCTTCCATGTGGTGGATGTCCTTCACATATAATAGGAAACAATATCACAGATCCACAGGAACATCAAGTTACAAACTGGCGGAAAAAATTTATGCAAAAGTTATCACCCAAATAACAGAAGGTAAATGGTTTGATCTTGATGAGTCAAAGCAGCACACCTTTGATGACCTCATGGAAAAATTCCTGAAAGAACATGCACCACGGAAAAAGGCATCCACCCACACACGATATATATCAGCCATCAGACATCTCAAAAAAGCGTTAGGTGGTATGCTTCTGGCTGATATAACACCTAAGGTGATTTCAAATTACATGCAGCAACGGCTTGACCAGGGTGTGGCCCCGGCAACGGTTAATAGGGAATTCAGAACATTGAGTATAGCATTCAACCTTGCCTGGAGGCAGTGGGAGTGGGTAAGGGAAAACCCCTGTGCAAAGGTCCAGGCACTTCCAGAGAACAATACCAGGACACGGTATCTGTCATCTGAGGAAGAGGAACGATTATTGAGTGCATCTCAGGGTTATCTGAATGGGCAACTACCTGACATAATTACATTGGCGTTGCATACAGGAATGCGGCAGTCCGAGATCCTGAGTCTTATGTGGAGACACATAGATCTGTTCCGGAAAACTATAACTGTGGAAAAAACCAAAAACAACGAGCCTAGGACTATACCAATGAATAATACTGTGTATTTCCTTTTGCTGAGAAAGGCTAGATCAAAGGTAGTAACAATGACAGAATATGTCTTTCACACAGAGTCAGGAAAAAGCATCCTAAGACGAAACCTGATGAGGGAATTCTACAAAGCTTTGGCTAAGGCAGGTATCCAGGGATTTACATTCCATGACCTTAGGCACACTTTTGCAACCCGACTGGTGCAGTGTGGCGTTGACCTTTACAGTGTGGCAAAGTTGCTTGGGCATAAAGATATATCTAGTACACAGCGATATGCACACCATTCCACTGAGAGTCTCAGACAATTTATTACACTGCTGGATACCAGGAAAAACACCTCAGAAAACACTTCTGAAGGGTTAAAACAATCTTGA
- a CDS encoding cysteine desulfurase family protein → MIYLDYNATTPLEPRVKEEIIKTFEEFGNPSSSHKFGKKAKEIIESARVKVAKLIDAEPEEIIFTSGATESNNLAIFGRTLCFNGGHIITSSIEHPSVVNPCKQLARMGYDVTFLPVNSQGMVDPDDVKKAIKKDTILVTIMHSNNETGVIQPVKEIAEMLAEKEIPFHTDCAQSIGKVRVSVRELPVTMLSIAGHKFYAPKGIGALFLRKDFFIKPLLFGASHEKGLRPGTENTPYIAGVGKAAEIIYEEFDEISKHLLEVTEPLLKGLLEISNAKLNGAGSPRLPNTLNISIKGILADEFVERLSQKVAISAGSACHAGVRKPSYVLLSMGLSEQEALSSIRISTGKFTTFQEVINALEIIKQELNKIYCASTNS, encoded by the coding sequence ATGATTTATCTTGATTACAATGCAACAACTCCTTTAGAGCCAAGAGTAAAAGAAGAAATAATAAAAACATTTGAAGAATTTGGGAATCCTTCAAGTTCGCATAAATTTGGAAAAAAAGCAAAGGAGATTATTGAATCTGCAAGGGTAAAAGTAGCAAAACTTATTGATGCAGAACCAGAAGAAATAATTTTTACATCAGGCGCAACAGAATCAAACAATCTTGCCATATTTGGTAGAACCCTTTGTTTTAATGGTGGACATATAATTACATCTTCGATTGAGCATCCTTCAGTTGTCAATCCATGTAAACAACTTGCACGTATGGGTTATGATGTTACTTTCCTGCCAGTTAATTCTCAAGGAATGGTTGATCCAGATGATGTTAAAAAGGCAATAAAAAAGGATACAATTCTTGTAACAATAATGCATTCAAATAATGAAACTGGAGTAATTCAGCCAGTAAAGGAGATCGCCGAAATGCTTGCAGAGAAAGAAATACCTTTTCATACTGACTGTGCTCAGAGCATTGGAAAAGTTCGTGTTTCTGTTAGAGAACTTCCTGTTACAATGCTCTCTATTGCTGGACACAAATTTTATGCACCAAAGGGAATTGGAGCGCTTTTTCTGAGAAAAGATTTTTTTATAAAGCCTTTGCTTTTTGGTGCATCCCATGAAAAAGGATTAAGACCCGGGACAGAAAATACTCCATATATTGCAGGAGTAGGGAAGGCAGCAGAAATAATCTATGAAGAATTTGATGAAATAAGCAAGCATCTTCTTGAAGTAACAGAGCCCTTGCTTAAAGGACTCCTTGAAATTTCCAATGCTAAATTAAATGGAGCAGGTTCACCAAGACTTCCCAATACTCTGAATATCTCAATTAAAGGAATATTAGCTGATGAATTTGTTGAAAGACTTTCACAGAAAGTTGCAATTTCAGCAGGCTCAGCCTGTCATGCAGGAGTGAGAAAACCGAGTTATGTTCTGCTTTCAATGGGATTGTCTGAACAAGAAGCTCTTTCTTCAATAAGAATCAGCACTGGTAAATTCACTACATTTCAAGAAGTTATTAATGCCCTTGAAATAATAAAGCAGGAGCTTAACAAAATTTATTGTGCTTCTACCAATTCTTGA
- the cydB gene encoding cytochrome d ubiquinol oxidase subunit II, whose translation MEFQIIWFILWGLLWAVYFALDGFDLGAGVLYPFIGKTEVDKKAVLHAIGPVWNGNEVWLITAGGATFAAFPTTYAYMFSWLYTPLLIILFALIFRGVAVELRGKATSESMKKFWDFWVFVGSFIPALLFGVAFGNIFMGLPFDDSGYYGTLFSLLNPYGLLVGLLFLFTFIVHGGLWVSLRVPDELAERALSKAKKFWYLQVTVAVLFLIFTAVFTNLYNNFIKLPLWFVVLVVSIVCLLLTGFYIMKKKNGRAFVSSALFIITLVFNGIIGLYPNLIPSSIDSKYSLTIFNSSSSVYTLKVMTIVVIIFIPIVLFYQAWTYKTFMYKITEEELKEEGY comes from the coding sequence ATGGAGTTTCAAATTATCTGGTTTATTTTATGGGGATTACTATGGGCAGTTTACTTTGCCCTTGATGGATTTGATTTAGGAGCTGGAGTGCTTTATCCATTTATTGGAAAAACTGAAGTGGACAAGAAAGCAGTATTACATGCAATTGGTCCTGTATGGAACGGCAATGAGGTATGGTTGATAACAGCTGGAGGTGCCACTTTTGCTGCTTTTCCTACAACCTATGCCTACATGTTCAGCTGGCTTTATACTCCGCTTTTAATTATACTTTTTGCCCTTATATTCAGAGGAGTAGCAGTAGAACTCAGAGGTAAGGCAACTTCAGAATCAATGAAAAAATTCTGGGATTTCTGGGTATTTGTAGGAAGTTTCATACCTGCTTTGCTCTTTGGTGTTGCCTTTGGAAACATATTTATGGGACTGCCCTTTGATGACTCTGGATACTATGGAACACTTTTCAGTTTACTTAATCCCTATGGCTTGCTTGTTGGCTTGCTCTTTTTATTTACCTTTATAGTTCATGGTGGATTGTGGGTTTCATTGAGAGTTCCTGATGAGCTTGCTGAAAGAGCATTATCAAAGGCAAAAAAATTCTGGTATCTACAGGTAACTGTAGCTGTGCTATTTTTAATTTTCACAGCTGTTTTTACAAATCTTTACAATAATTTCATAAAATTACCATTATGGTTTGTTGTTCTTGTAGTGAGTATAGTTTGTCTCCTTTTAACTGGTTTTTATATTATGAAAAAGAAAAATGGACGGGCTTTTGTATCTTCTGCCCTATTCATTATTACTCTTGTTTTTAACGGTATTATCGGTCTTTATCCAAATCTGATTCCATCATCAATTGATTCAAAATACAGTCTTACAATCTTTAATTCATCATCCAGTGTTTATACCCTTAAGGTTATGACAATTGTTGTGATAATCTTTATTCCTATTGTTCTTTTTTATCAGGCATGGACATATAAGACTTTTATGTACAAAATTACAGAAGAAGAACTTAAGGAGGAAGGCTATTAA
- a CDS encoding helix-turn-helix domain-containing protein — protein MEEKLLTSQEVAEILGITMHRLYTWTAQGKIPVIKISRKMIRFRWSDIEQWLQEKTVLPQAQCRNTRSVGGKGVDIDRIVENAKKEVGI, from the coding sequence ATGGAGGAAAAACTACTAACGTCTCAAGAAGTAGCTGAAATTCTAGGTATCACTATGCACAGACTTTATACCTGGACAGCACAAGGAAAAATTCCTGTGATAAAGATATCCCGAAAGATGATACGTTTCAGATGGTCTGACATTGAGCAGTGGCTTCAAGAAAAAACAGTTTTACCGCAGGCACAGTGTAGAAACACCAGGAGTGTTGGTGGGAAAGGCGTAGATATAGACAGGATAGTTGAAAACGCTAAGAAGGAGGTGGGAATATGA
- a CDS encoding AAA family ATPase, producing the protein MLERVSIAEAKEVEIDFILPGLTAGSVGMLAGAPGVGKTMLAMQIAVAVASGRDVAYGLWKVHGTGPVTMICAEEPVDILCNRLHYIKLSEGITQEEAEDIDLNLHIYSAMKIDTRIIVTSKEGPIEGPFLSTLRQLALNQRLVILDPLVMFHDCNENNNVEMSYLMRVLKNICIETQTTILLVHHFHKGGAYDKSWTAVRGASALTAAARWQMNCFNEIVPKTNVQVVRLEIVKSNYVGKIQKEWTIRTNEHGVYDARLPIPMPEDLEDDEKPIKKVKTNKYNGRYEISEVF; encoded by the coding sequence ATGCTAGAGCGGGTAAGCATTGCAGAAGCAAAAGAAGTGGAGATAGATTTCATTCTGCCAGGGTTGACTGCTGGGAGCGTAGGTATGCTGGCTGGCGCCCCTGGTGTGGGAAAAACTATGCTAGCTATGCAGATAGCTGTCGCAGTGGCAAGCGGAAGAGACGTGGCATACGGGCTATGGAAAGTCCATGGGACAGGACCTGTCACAATGATATGTGCTGAAGAACCGGTAGATATACTGTGCAACAGGTTGCATTATATTAAACTGAGCGAAGGTATTACACAGGAAGAAGCAGAAGACATAGATCTAAACCTACACATATACTCTGCGATGAAAATAGACACTCGCATAATTGTCACGTCCAAGGAAGGCCCAATAGAAGGGCCGTTTCTATCCACACTAAGACAACTGGCACTAAACCAAAGGCTCGTAATTTTAGACCCTTTGGTAATGTTCCACGATTGTAATGAAAATAACAACGTAGAAATGTCATACCTGATGCGGGTTTTAAAAAACATATGCATAGAAACACAAACAACAATACTCCTGGTACACCACTTTCACAAAGGGGGTGCATATGACAAATCATGGACAGCAGTTAGAGGTGCATCTGCTCTCACGGCGGCCGCCCGATGGCAGATGAACTGCTTCAACGAAATAGTGCCAAAAACCAATGTTCAGGTAGTGCGCTTGGAAATTGTGAAATCCAATTATGTTGGAAAGATACAAAAAGAGTGGACTATCAGAACCAACGAACATGGCGTATATGATGCTAGACTCCCTATTCCTATGCCTGAAGACCTTGAAGACGATGAAAAACCTATAAAAAAAGTCAAAACTAACAAGTACAACGGAAGGTATGAAATATCTGAGGTGTTCTAA
- a CDS encoding sigma-70 family RNA polymerase sigma factor — protein sequence MQEIDWQEIENSVKPYCVARWNGDGEDIYHDAVVILLEKIRSGEFVYSSKEQTISYLLETAKKIARKYQHREIPFSALEISDFADSTDVSDRVWEALAKLSPQSRTLLEMWSHGYSICEIADVTGMTYKQVWMYINSALQLLRKHFGIYTTSSSHTNSSSHAEQLTLWG from the coding sequence ATGCAAGAAATCGACTGGCAGGAGATTGAAAACAGCGTAAAACCGTATTGTGTGGCAAGATGGAACGGAGATGGAGAGGATATCTACCATGACGCTGTGGTAATACTTTTAGAAAAGATCCGGTCTGGTGAATTTGTATACTCTAGCAAAGAACAAACCATATCATATCTGTTAGAAACCGCAAAAAAAATAGCTCGTAAATACCAACATAGGGAAATACCCTTTTCAGCATTAGAAATTTCTGATTTTGCGGATTCCACAGATGTATCAGACAGGGTATGGGAAGCACTGGCAAAACTATCCCCTCAGAGCAGAACACTATTAGAAATGTGGTCACATGGGTACTCTATATGTGAAATCGCCGATGTGACGGGAATGACCTATAAACAGGTGTGGATGTATATAAATAGCGCACTACAGCTACTCAGAAAACACTTTGGCATATATACCACTTCATCTTCACATACAAATTCATCCTCACATGCAGAACAGCTAACACTATGGGGGTGA